The following are encoded in a window of Methanocaldococcus sp. genomic DNA:
- the cfbA gene encoding sirohydrochlorin nickelochelatase, whose protein sequence is MEALVLVGHGSRLPYSKELLVKLAEKIKEKNIFPIVEIGLMEFNEPTIPQAVKKAIERGAKKIIVVPVFLAHGIHTTRDIPKMLGLIEDDNGHHEEEHHHGHHHHHHHHEHEKLEIPEDVEIIYREPIGADDRIVDIIIDRAFRR, encoded by the coding sequence TTGGAAGCATTAGTTTTAGTAGGTCATGGTAGTAGATTACCATACAGTAAAGAATTGTTAGTAAAATTGGCTGAAAAAATTAAAGAAAAAAATATATTTCCAATTGTTGAAATTGGTTTAATGGAGTTTAACGAGCCAACAATACCCCAAGCAGTAAAAAAGGCAATTGAAAGAGGTGCTAAAAAAATTATAGTTGTTCCTGTCTTTTTGGCACATGGAATTCATACAACAAGAGATATTCCAAAAATGTTGGGATTAATTGAGGATGATAATGGGCATCACGAGGAAGAACATCATCATGGACATCATCACCATCACCACCATCATGAACACGAAAAATTAGAAATTCCAGAGGACGTTGAAATAATATATAGAGAACCTATTGGAGCAGATGATAGAATTGTGGATATAATTATAGATAGAGCCTTTAGAAGATAA
- a CDS encoding NAAT family transporter yields MDLFNFYIYGFVSLFITIDPIGLIPIFHSITYPYPKEQRVKIIKKAIITSTIVLLLFALFGNYIFSYFGITINAFRVAGGILLFKIAWDMLHAEIPKTKHKPDEKIELEDIDSIVYVPLAIPLISGPGAITTTMILVSKAQSILDKIIVILSILSAMLISGIILSLTDYIIRRVNIYGINAFVRIMGLLLVAISVQIIFIGVFGLYKNYL; encoded by the coding sequence ATGGATTTATTTAATTTTTATATTTATGGGTTTGTCTCTCTTTTCATTACAATTGATCCAATTGGCTTAATTCCAATATTTCACTCTATAACTTATCCTTATCCAAAAGAACAAAGAGTAAAAATAATTAAAAAGGCAATAATAACTTCAACAATCGTTTTATTACTATTTGCATTGTTTGGAAACTACATATTTAGTTACTTTGGAATTACAATAAATGCATTTAGAGTTGCGGGGGGAATATTGTTATTTAAAATAGCGTGGGACATGCTTCACGCAGAAATTCCTAAAACAAAACATAAACCAGATGAAAAAATAGAATTAGAAGATATTGACAGCATAGTTTATGTCCCTTTGGCTATTCCTTTAATATCTGGTCCAGGGGCTATAACGACAACTATGATATTAGTTAGTAAGGCACAGAGTATCTTAGATAAAATTATCGTTATTTTATCAATATTATCTGCTATGTTAATTTCTGGGATTATTTTGTCATTAACTGACTATATTATAAGAAGAGTCAATATTTATGGGATAAATGCATTTGTTAGAATTATGGGTCTTTTGTTAGTGGCTATATCTGTTCAGATAATATTTATTGGAGTATTTGGTTTATATAAAAATTATCTGTGA
- a CDS encoding site-2 protease family protein, giving the protein MDTSKLILFFAIIIWIILYTIRESINLKTYMGIFGILRTKFGLKTIEILGKYKIWQKIGIISIPICVILGGFMLLNLIIMSIKLASGTLPKEAAKPVIFLFGNVIPWIPGIIVLLIGVSVHELAHGIFARSFGIKVKSSGILLLLGIPLGAFVELGDEFNNAEKKIKGAIASAGPLANLIIFLISIPLLSFAYTLPTELKVVNVKEPASEFLKKGDIIYEINGKKIESLKDFKEFANTIKPNTEYVIKVIRNNKILTYKIVSSKEGKIGIMVVPTENMALIINTIYWTYWFNVLLALFNLLPAMPLDGFHVWNALPELLKERKNKFISMMGRYLELIINERTLNSITFLVWWIVLGSILYSMF; this is encoded by the coding sequence ATGGATACATCTAAACTTATCTTATTTTTTGCTATTATCATTTGGATAATATTATATACAATTAGAGAATCTATAAATCTAAAAACATACATGGGAATTTTTGGAATTTTAAGAACTAAGTTTGGATTAAAGACAATTGAAATATTAGGCAAATATAAAATTTGGCAAAAAATTGGAATTATTTCCATTCCTATATGTGTCATACTTGGGGGATTCATGCTCTTAAATTTAATAATTATGAGTATAAAACTCGCTTCTGGAACGCTACCAAAAGAAGCGGCTAAACCAGTTATTTTTTTATTTGGAAATGTTATTCCTTGGATTCCTGGAATTATTGTTCTACTAATAGGAGTATCAGTTCATGAATTAGCACATGGAATATTTGCAAGATCTTTTGGAATTAAAGTAAAAAGTTCTGGAATACTTTTATTATTGGGAATTCCTTTGGGAGCCTTTGTCGAATTAGGAGATGAATTTAATAATGCAGAAAAGAAAATTAAGGGAGCCATTGCATCAGCGGGTCCATTGGCTAATTTAATTATATTTTTAATTTCAATTCCATTATTGTCTTTTGCTTATACATTACCAACAGAGTTAAAAGTTGTTAATGTTAAAGAACCAGCATCAGAGTTTTTAAAGAAAGGAGACATAATTTATGAAATCAACGGTAAAAAAATAGAGTCATTGAAAGATTTTAAAGAATTTGCAAATACTATAAAACCAAATACTGAATATGTAATAAAAGTTATTAGGAACAATAAAATATTAACCTATAAAATTGTTAGTTCAAAAGAGGGAAAGATTGGAATTATGGTAGTGCCAACAGAAAATATGGCATTGATTATAAATACAATATACTGGACTTACTGGTTTAATGTTTTACTGGCTTTATTTAATCTTTTACCAGCAATGCCATTGGATGGCTTCCACGTTTGGAACGCTTTGCCAGAATTATTAAAGGAAAGAAAAAATAAATTTATTTCAATGATGGGGAGATATTTAGAGCTAATTATAAATGAAAGAACATTAAATTCAATAACTTTTTTAGTTTGGTGGATTGTCTTAGGAAGTATTTTATATTCAATGTTTTAA